In Torulaspora globosa chromosome 1, complete sequence, a genomic segment contains:
- the GON7 gene encoding chromatin DNA-binding EKC/KEOPS complex subunit GON7 (ancestral locus Anc_1.154), with the protein MLLPTAKYCGSDAETVKFEVNPADARYQTTDGRTTGASPYVLNAGQVDRDRPSEPRRDANGKITALGELRTRLTGLQDDINEFLTQRMELAKGKKPKLQGNQAKQEERIENEIKELLDGGDGEDDADGL; encoded by the coding sequence ATGCTGTTACCAACTGCTAAATATTGCGGATCCGACGCTGAAACGGTAAAGTTCGAGGTTAATCCGGCTGATGCCCGTTACCAGACGACCGACGGCAGAACCACCGGTGCCAGCCCATATGTGCTGAACGCGGGGCAAGTGGATAGAGACAGGCCTTCAGAGCCCAGGAGAGACGCCAACGGCAAGATCACCGCCTTGGGAGAGCTCAGGACCAGACTCACCGGGCTGCAAGACGATATCAATGAATTCCTGACCCAGCGGATGGAATTGGCCAAAGGGAAGAAGCCAAAACTACAAGGTAATCAGGCCAAACAGGAAGAACGAATTGAGaacgagatcaaggagCTTCTGGACGGTGGAGATGGcgaagatgatgctgatgGCTTATAG